TCGGCATGTCCCTGCCCGGCTCGGCGGCCATTCCGGCGCCGTACCGCGAACGGGCCCAGGTCGCCTATGAGACCGGCCGGCGCATCGTCGACATGGTCCGCGAGGATCTGAAGCCGTCGGACATCCTGACCAAAGAGGCGTTCCACAACGCCATCGTCGTCAACTCGGCCATCGGCGGCTCCACCAACGCCCCCATCCACCTGACGGCCCTGGCGCGTCACGCCCACGTCGATGTGCCGCTGGAAGACTGGCAGACCAAGGGGCTGCACGTGCCCCTGCTGGTCAATCTGCAGCCGGCCGGCGCCTACCTCGGCGAGGACTACCACCAGGCCGGCGGCGTCCCCGCCGTGGTCGCCGAACTGATGCGTCAGGGGCTGATCCACGAGGGCGCCATGACGGTCAACGGCATGACCATGGGCGACAACTGCCGGAACGCCGAGATCGTCCTGCCCGACGTCATCCGCACCTTCGACACGGCGCTCAAGACCGACGCCGGCTTCGTCGTGCTCAGCGGCAGCCTGTTCAACTCGGCGGTGATGAAGCTCAGCGTCATCTCGCCCGAGTTCCGCGACCGATATCTGTCCAACCCGGACGACCCCAACGCCTTCGAAGGCCCGGTCGTCGTCTTCGACGGACCCGAGGACTATCACCACCGCATCGACGATCCGGCGACCGGGATCACCGAACAGACCCTTCTGGTTATGCGCGGCGCTGGCCCCATCGGCTATCCGGGCGCGGCCGAGGTCGTGAACATGCGGCCACCCGCCCACCTGATCAAAAAGGGGATCACCGCCCTTGCCTGCATCGGCGACGGACGCCAGTCGGGCACCTCGGGCAGTCCCTCCATCCTCAACGCCTCGCCCGAGGCGGCCGCGGGCGGGAACATCGCCCTGATCCAGACGGGCGACCGGGTGCGCATCGACCTGAACACCGGCCGTGCCGACATCCTGATCCCCGAGGCCGAGCTGGCCGAGCGTCGCGAGGGGCTCAAGGCGGCGGGCGGCTACGCCTACCCCGCCTCCCAGACGCCCTGGCAGGAGATTCAGCGGTCCATGGTCGGCCAGCTGGAGACCGGCGCCGTGCTCGAATCCGCCGTGAAATACCACCGCATCATCGACACCCTCGGGTTGCCCCGCGATAGCCACTAGCGGCGATTTTCACGGCGCATCGCGTCGCATATGAAAATTATTTTATTGACAGAAGTTCCGCGCGGCGGTTTCCTGCCTGCAAGAGGTCGGGAACAGGCCTGAGCACATCAGGGAGGCGCTGCGTTGAAGCGCGAGGTTTCACAATCGACCGTGGTTGATCGCCGCGTCCTGATGCAGGGCGCGGGTGTTCTGGCTGTCGCCTCCGCCTTCGCGCTTCCCGCCGCCGCTGCTGACCCCACCGTCGCCCGTCGCCGTGTGAAGCTGGCCTTCGACTGGAAGCATGCGCTCGGCCACGCCGCCGATATGGACAAGGATTTCGGCTTCGGCCGCGACCAGCGCACCTATGCCAAGACCGGCGGCTCCGAGAGCTCGCCCATCGCCCTGGCCGCTCTGGCGACCTTCGACGATTCCGCATGGACCACGGTTCAGGTGCCGCACGACTGGGCCATCGACCTGCCCTATGATCCGGGTCCCGGCGGCTTCAAGGACGATCAGGACGATCCCCGCGCCGCCCACGGCTACAAGGCTCTGGGCCGCGACCATCCCGAAAACAGCGTCGGCTGGTATCGGCGCAAGCTGGACATCCCGGCGGACTGGGCCGGCCAGCGGGTGGGTCTGGAGTTCGACGGCGCCTTCCGCGACGTGGTCGTCTTCCTGAACGGGATCATCGTCGACGAGCATGACGGCGGCTACACCCCCTTCACCGTCGACATCACCGACGTGGCCAAGCCCGGTCAGGACAACTGGCTGGTCGTCCGCGTCGACGCCAGCCTCGGCGAAGGCTGGTTCTACGAGGGCGCGGGCCTGTATCGCCACGTCTGGCTGACCGCGACCGCCCCCCTGCACGTTGTCCCCAACGGCGCCTTCATCCGGTCCGAACCGCGCGGTTCCGGCGCCGTCGGCAAGATCGAGGTCGCCGTCCGCAACCAGGCCGACGCTCCGCAGAACGCCACGGTCCGAACCATCGTCTCCGCCCCCAACGGTCTGGAGATGGCCCGCGCCGAGACGCCCCTGACGCTCGAGGGCTGGAGCGACGGCAAAGTCGAGGCCGACCTGCGCTGGCCCACCGCTCCCCTCTGGTCGCCCGCCGACCCGCAGCTGCATCGTCTGACCACCGAGGTCGAGGTCGACGGCGTCGTCGTGGACCGCACCGAGACCGCCTTTGGCGTCCGCTCCGCCGTCTTCGATGCCAGGCGCGGCTTCCTGCTGAACGGCGAACCGCTGAAACTGCTCGGCGCCTGCTGCCACCAGGACCACGCCGGCGTCGGCGCGGCCATTCCGGACGCCCTGCAGGACTGGCGGATCCGCCAGCTCAAGGCCATGGGCTGCAACGCCTATCGCGCCTCGCACAATCCGGCGACGCCCGAGCTGATGGACGCCTGCGACCGGCTGGGCATGCTGGTCATCGCCGAGACCCGGCGCATGTCCTCCGACGAAGAGTCGATGAAGGAACTGGCGAGCCTGATCCGCCGCGACCGCAACCGCCCATCCGTCATCGCCTGGTCGATCGGCAATGAGGAACAGGCCATCCAGGGCAACGAGACCGGCGCCGCCGTCGCCCGCACCATGAAGCGGATGGTCAACCGGCTGGACCCTTCCCGCCCGGTCACGGCGGCCAAGGATCAGGACTTCGACACCGGCGTCTCGCGCGTCGTCGACATCCTCGGCTTCAACTACCGCACGCCCCAGATGGAGGGCTATCACGCCCGTTTCCCGGACCAGCCGATCATGGGCACGGAGACCGGCAGCACCGTCTCGACCCGCGGCGAATATATCCTCGACGTTCCGGGCCACATCGTCCCAGCCTATGACCGCGAACATCCCTGGTGGGCCTCGACGGCCGAGGACTGGTGGACCATCGCGGCGGAGCGTCCCTACATCGCGGGCGGCTTCATCTGGACCGGCTTCGACTATCGCGGCGAGCCCACGCCCTACGCCCGCTGGCCCAGCGTCGGCTCCTACTTCGGCGCGATGGACTCCTGCGGCTTCCCGAAGGACAATTTCTGGTACTACCGCGCCTGGTGGCGGCCCGAGCCCCTGCTGCACCTCTTCCCGCACTGGAACTGGGAAGGCCGCGAGGGCCAGGACGTCGAGGTCTGGGTCCATTCCAATCTCGACCGCGTCGAACTGTTCCTGAACGGCCGCTCGGTCGGAGCCAGGGACGTCGTCGCCAATCGGCACCTGGCCTGGATGGTCCCCTACGCCCCCGGGGTGCTGGAGGCGCGCGGCTGGAAGAACGGCCGCCTGGTCGCGACCCAGCGCCGCGAGACCGCCGGCGACCCTGCGGCCCTGACCCTGACCATCGATCGCAACGCGCTCAGCGCCGACGGCGAGGACGTGGGCATGATCACCGCGAGCGTGGTCGACCGCCGTGGCCGCCCCTGCCCGCACGCCGACGATCTGGTCGTGTTCGAGGTCTCGGGCGACGCCCGCGTCATCGGCGTGGGAAACGGCAATCCGGTTAGCCACGAGGCCGACCGCGCCGACCGCAGAAAACTCTTCAACGGACTGGCCCAGGCCATTCTGCAAGCCGGCCGCACGGGCGGCGCCATCACCGTCACCGCACGCGCCGAGGGCCTCCGCCCCGCCGTCCTGCGGCTCGACGCCCACACTGTCAGACAATCGACCTGAAATCAGGCGAACCAGGGGAGGACACCATGACCATCAAGAGAAAGACCCTCATCGCAGCCGGCGTCTCCGCCGCCGCCTTGTTCACGGCCGCCGCGCCGGCGTTTGCTCAGTCGGGCGCCCAGACGGCCCCGGCTCCGGCCCAGACGGATGACGCCGCCCAGGTCGACGAAGTCGTCGTCACCGGCATCCGCGGCTCGCTGCGCAGCGCCATCGGGGTGAAGCGCAATTCCGACCTCGTCATCGAGGCCATCTCCTCGCAGGACATCGGCCAGCTGCCGAACGTCACCATCGCCGAGGAACTGGTCCGCCTGCCCGGCATCAACGGCACCCGCGACCGCGGCAACCAGAGCCAGGCCGCCATCCGGGGCCTCGGCCCGCGCCTCGTCCTCGGCCTCGTCAACGGCCGCGAGGTCGCCTCGTCCGAGCCCGACCGCAACATCCGCTGGGAAATCTATCCCTCCGAGATCGTCTCCGGCGTGCAGGTCTACAAGTCCCAGTCGGCCGACCTGGTCTCCGGCGGCATTGCCGGCACCATCGACATCCGCACCGTCCGCCCGCTCGACTATCGCGGCCCCGAGTTCGTCGGCACCGCCGGGGCGGTCTACTATGACGCGGGCAAGGACCTGCCCGACTATGACCCGACCGGCTACCGCCTGAGCGCCAACGTCACCCACCCGGTCTCGGATACCCTGGGCGTCGCCCTCGGCGCGACCCATCAGGTCCAGAAGAACGGCTATTCGACCTTCGAGGGCTGGGGCTGGAACGATGCGGCGACCGGCGGCTCGGCCGGGGACGTCGATGGCGACGGCGATCTGGACGCGACCTTCTGGGGCGCCCAGACCCAGGTCAAGCGCCTGACCGAGACCCGCAACGGCGTCAACGGCGCCCTGCAATGGAAGCCGTCCGACCAGTTCGAACTGAACCTCGACATCCTCTATTCGGACATCAAGATCGACGAGGACCAGAACCAGATCTGGTACGGCAACAACGGCGCCTACGGGAACTACGGCGGCAGCTCCGCCTGGGCCTACGGCGACCCGACGGCCTCCTACACCATCATCAACAACACCGTGGTGGCGGCGCGCCTGCCCTATGCCTCGGTCACCAACGTCATCGCCAAATACACCGAGGACAAGACCCTGTTCGCCACCGGCCTGAACGGCAAGTGGACCTCGGGGGACTGGACCCTGACCGGCGACCTCGCCTACTCGAAGGCCGAGCGCGAGAACATGTGGCGCGCGATCTTCACCGAGCAGTATCCGGCCATGGCCGGCGTCGACATGACCCCCGGCCGGACGCCCTCGGCCTACGCCAGCTATGACACCGGCGACGTCTCCTTCCAGCCGCTGCAGAGCTACCGTCCGGCCCAGGCCGACGGCGGCAACCTGTCGGACGAACTGACCTCGGCGCGCTTCGACGTCTCGCACTACGCGGGAGACACCGGCTTCACCGAGCTGTCGTTCGGCGCCCGCGTCACGGACCGCACGAAGGAATATACGCGGACCTTCTGGACCCAGGCGCCGATCATCGCAACCCTGCCGGCCAGCATCCTGACCAGCTTCAAGGTCTCGGACTTCGACACCCCTTCCTTCATCAACGGCGACTTCGACGCCGTGGCCAAGGCCGCCATCGGCGGCTTCGTCCAGCCGGCCAACAGCACCGACACCGCCTCGGGCTGGTCGGTCGATGAGACCGTCGCCGAAGCCTATGTGAAGGCCAAGTTCGCCGGGACCATCGGCGGCCTGCCGTTCACCGGCAACGTCGGCGCCCGCGCGGTTCAGGTCGAAACCACCAGCCACGGCTATGAATCCGTCAACGGCGGCGCCTTGTCGCCGGTCAGCATCGACAACGACCACTTCCAGCTGCTGCCCAGCCTGAACCTGACCCTGTCTCTGGCCGAAGGTCAGCAGCTGCGCTTCGGCCTGGCCCGCACCATGGCCCGTCCGCCGCTGGACGAGCTGCGCGCCGGCCGGACGCTCTACAACACCACCCCGCCGCCCACAGGCTCGGCCGGCAACCCGCTGCTGGAGCCCTACATCGCCAACCAGGTCGACCTGTCCTACGAATTCTACTTCGCGCCGGAGGCCCTGTTCGCCGCAGCGGTCTATTACAAGGACGTCGAGAGCCACATCGGCTATTCGACCCAGCCGGTGACCATCAACGGCGTGACCTACAACGTCACCGGCCCGTTCAACGGCGACGGCGGCGGCATCAGCGGCGCCGAGTTCACCTTCCAGACCCCGTTCAGCTTCGTGCCGGCGCTGGAAAACTTCGGCATCTACGCCAACTTCGCCTACGTCCATTCCGACGTGAAGGAATTCTACCCGGCCAACAACCCGCTGGAGTCCACAGGCCTGGCCAAGGAGACAGCGACGGTCGACCTCTGGTACTCGGACGGCAAGCTGGAAAGCCGTCTGGGCTACAAGTACCACAGCCCCTTCACCGTCATCACCGGCTGGGACGGCTCGGCCCTGCGCACGCTGGAAAGCGAGGCCACACTCGACTTCAGCGCCTCCTATCAGCTGACCTCGAACCTCGGCTTCCGCTTCCAGGCCAGCAACCTGACCGATGAAGAGGTCCGGGTTCACTACGACAACGACGTGAACCGTCTGGCCAGCGAGACGCGCTTCGGCCGTCGCTTCAGCCTCGACGCCACCTTCCGCTACTAAAGCCTGCGCGGCCTGACCTTCCTGCTATCCAACACCGGAGAATGACGATCCGCCGCCTTGCTCTTCCCGCTCTCGCCGCCCTCCTCGCCCTGCCCGCGCAGGCTCAGGAGGCGGGCCGACCGGCGCCCTTCTACTTCGGCGCCGACCTGTCCTATGTGAACGAGATGGAAGACTGCGGCGCCGTCTATCGCAAGGACGGTCAGGCCCGCGATCCGTACCAGCTGTTCGCCGAGCTCGGGACCAACCTGGTCCGGGTGCGCATCTGGCACAACGCCGACTGGACCAAGTACAGCGACCTCGACGACGCGCGCGAGACCATCCGCCGCGCCCGCGCCGCCGGCATGGAGGTCCTGCTCGACTTCCACTATTCCGACGACTGGGCCGACGGCGACAAGCAGATCGTGCCCGCCGCCTGGCGATCAATCCGCGACGACGTCCCCGCCCTGTCCCAGGCCGTCTACGACTACACCTTCCAGACCCTGCGCACCCTCGACGCCGAGGGGCTGATGCCGGATCAGGTGCAGGTCGGCAACGAAACCAACCCCGAGCTGATGGGCGAGGCGGACTGGAAGACCACCCACGCCGGGATCAACTGGGACCGCAACGCAGCCCTGCTCAACGCCGGGATCAAGGCCGTCCGCGACGCCGGCGCCCAGTCGAAGATCCAGCCCCTGGTGATGCTGCACATCGCCCAGCCCGAGAACGTCGAGCCCTGGTTCGCCGCTGCCTGGGCCCACGGCGTCACCGACTTCGACCTGATCGGCGTCAGCTACTACCGCAAATGGTCGACGCGCAGCCTCGACGGTCTGGAGCAGACCATCAACCGCCTGCGCCACCGCTATCCGGCCGAGGTGGTGGTGGTCGAGACGGCCTATCCCTTCACCACGGACTCGGCAGACAGTTCCCCCAATCTGCTGGGCGAGGACTCCCTTCTGCCCGACTATCCCGCGACCTACGAGGGCCAGCGCCAGTATATGATCGACCTGACCCAACGCGTGAAGTTCGCGGGCGGCGTGGGCGTGGTCTATTGGGAGCCGGCCTGGGTCTCGACCTCCTGCTCGACCCGCTGGGGCCAGGGCTCGAACTGGGAAAACTCCACCTACTTCGACTGGCGCAACGGCAATGAGCCGACCCCGGCGGCGACCTTCGCCCAGACGACCTATCAGGAGCCGGCGCCGATCAC
The genomic region above belongs to Brevundimonas goettingensis and contains:
- a CDS encoding glycoside hydrolase family 53 protein gives rise to the protein MTIRRLALPALAALLALPAQAQEAGRPAPFYFGADLSYVNEMEDCGAVYRKDGQARDPYQLFAELGTNLVRVRIWHNADWTKYSDLDDARETIRRARAAGMEVLLDFHYSDDWADGDKQIVPAAWRSIRDDVPALSQAVYDYTFQTLRTLDAEGLMPDQVQVGNETNPELMGEADWKTTHAGINWDRNAALLNAGIKAVRDAGAQSKIQPLVMLHIAQPENVEPWFAAAWAHGVTDFDLIGVSYYRKWSTRSLDGLEQTINRLRHRYPAEVVVVETAYPFTTDSADSSPNLLGEDSLLPDYPATYEGQRQYMIDLTQRVKFAGGVGVVYWEPAWVSTSCSTRWGQGSNWENSTYFDWRNGNEPTPAATFAQTTYQEPAPITLTIRRPAGQTGPLWLWGDFLGSNEIIARLSPAASDPTLYTYTTTTRPDTSIKFQVFDRRPFDQGLLGDGKMVEAKVAAEGLTASYTVGR
- a CDS encoding IlvD/Edd family dehydratase, coding for MTAPFKPLKKPLRSRAWFNNPDNPDMTALYLERYLNYGLTREELQSDKPIIGIAQTGSDLSPCNRHHIELAKRVREGIREAGGICMEFPVHPIQETGKRPTAGLDRNLAYLGLVESLYGYPLDGVVLTIGCDKTTPACLMAAATVDMPAIALSVGPMLNGWHRGERTGSGTIIWKAREMMARGDLDYEGFIDLVATSAPSVGYCNTMGTATTMNSLAEALGMSLPGSAAIPAPYRERAQVAYETGRRIVDMVREDLKPSDILTKEAFHNAIVVNSAIGGSTNAPIHLTALARHAHVDVPLEDWQTKGLHVPLLVNLQPAGAYLGEDYHQAGGVPAVVAELMRQGLIHEGAMTVNGMTMGDNCRNAEIVLPDVIRTFDTALKTDAGFVVLSGSLFNSAVMKLSVISPEFRDRYLSNPDDPNAFEGPVVVFDGPEDYHHRIDDPATGITEQTLLVMRGAGPIGYPGAAEVVNMRPPAHLIKKGITALACIGDGRQSGTSGSPSILNASPEAAAGGNIALIQTGDRVRIDLNTGRADILIPEAELAERREGLKAAGGYAYPASQTPWQEIQRSMVGQLETGAVLESAVKYHRIIDTLGLPRDSH
- a CDS encoding TonB-dependent receptor, with the translated sequence MTIKRKTLIAAGVSAAALFTAAAPAFAQSGAQTAPAPAQTDDAAQVDEVVVTGIRGSLRSAIGVKRNSDLVIEAISSQDIGQLPNVTIAEELVRLPGINGTRDRGNQSQAAIRGLGPRLVLGLVNGREVASSEPDRNIRWEIYPSEIVSGVQVYKSQSADLVSGGIAGTIDIRTVRPLDYRGPEFVGTAGAVYYDAGKDLPDYDPTGYRLSANVTHPVSDTLGVALGATHQVQKNGYSTFEGWGWNDAATGGSAGDVDGDGDLDATFWGAQTQVKRLTETRNGVNGALQWKPSDQFELNLDILYSDIKIDEDQNQIWYGNNGAYGNYGGSSAWAYGDPTASYTIINNTVVAARLPYASVTNVIAKYTEDKTLFATGLNGKWTSGDWTLTGDLAYSKAERENMWRAIFTEQYPAMAGVDMTPGRTPSAYASYDTGDVSFQPLQSYRPAQADGGNLSDELTSARFDVSHYAGDTGFTELSFGARVTDRTKEYTRTFWTQAPIIATLPASILTSFKVSDFDTPSFINGDFDAVAKAAIGGFVQPANSTDTASGWSVDETVAEAYVKAKFAGTIGGLPFTGNVGARAVQVETTSHGYESVNGGALSPVSIDNDHFQLLPSLNLTLSLAEGQQLRFGLARTMARPPLDELRAGRTLYNTTPPPTGSAGNPLLEPYIANQVDLSYEFYFAPEALFAAAVYYKDVESHIGYSTQPVTINGVTYNVTGPFNGDGGGISGAEFTFQTPFSFVPALENFGIYANFAYVHSDVKEFYPANNPLESTGLAKETATVDLWYSDGKLESRLGYKYHSPFTVITGWDGSALRTLESEATLDFSASYQLTSNLGFRFQASNLTDEEVRVHYDNDVNRLASETRFGRRFSLDATFRY
- the galA gene encoding beta-galactosidase GalA, whose protein sequence is MQGAGVLAVASAFALPAAAADPTVARRRVKLAFDWKHALGHAADMDKDFGFGRDQRTYAKTGGSESSPIALAALATFDDSAWTTVQVPHDWAIDLPYDPGPGGFKDDQDDPRAAHGYKALGRDHPENSVGWYRRKLDIPADWAGQRVGLEFDGAFRDVVVFLNGIIVDEHDGGYTPFTVDITDVAKPGQDNWLVVRVDASLGEGWFYEGAGLYRHVWLTATAPLHVVPNGAFIRSEPRGSGAVGKIEVAVRNQADAPQNATVRTIVSAPNGLEMARAETPLTLEGWSDGKVEADLRWPTAPLWSPADPQLHRLTTEVEVDGVVVDRTETAFGVRSAVFDARRGFLLNGEPLKLLGACCHQDHAGVGAAIPDALQDWRIRQLKAMGCNAYRASHNPATPELMDACDRLGMLVIAETRRMSSDEESMKELASLIRRDRNRPSVIAWSIGNEEQAIQGNETGAAVARTMKRMVNRLDPSRPVTAAKDQDFDTGVSRVVDILGFNYRTPQMEGYHARFPDQPIMGTETGSTVSTRGEYILDVPGHIVPAYDREHPWWASTAEDWWTIAAERPYIAGGFIWTGFDYRGEPTPYARWPSVGSYFGAMDSCGFPKDNFWYYRAWWRPEPLLHLFPHWNWEGREGQDVEVWVHSNLDRVELFLNGRSVGARDVVANRHLAWMVPYAPGVLEARGWKNGRLVATQRRETAGDPAALTLTIDRNALSADGEDVGMITASVVDRRGRPCPHADDLVVFEVSGDARVIGVGNGNPVSHEADRADRRKLFNGLAQAILQAGRTGGAITVTARAEGLRPAVLRLDAHTVRQST